The following are encoded in a window of Mycoplasma anserisalpingitidis genomic DNA:
- the ylqF gene encoding ribosome biogenesis GTPase YlqF, translated as METKDLQNLIQWYPGHMAKAMRNIKENANICDLFIVVLDARSPISTYNEDFDSISPQKPRLFIITKEDMMDSSKKELINKRFGTENVLWTDLRKKSSKKIILNKINQIMKPMVDKKKEKGFLNPKIKVMVVGVPNAGKSTLINLMTNQNNLKVADYPGVTTVVKWVSVDNFYFMDTPGILMPKIDDLEVAIKLSVIDSIKNSIFPVDLISYAGYCLVSRYYPNIIKDLGVEPSEERVFVYSQFFKLALIKKFLTKDGKPDELRTQKWFLQFLKNLRGVTYD; from the coding sequence ATGGAAACTAAAGATTTACAAAATCTAATTCAGTGATATCCAGGTCATATGGCAAAGGCAATGAGAAATATTAAAGAAAATGCGAATATTTGTGATTTGTTTATTGTTGTATTAGATGCTCGCTCACCAATTAGCACCTATAATGAAGATTTTGATTCGATTTCACCTCAAAAACCAAGACTTTTTATTATTACTAAAGAAGATATGATGGATTCATCTAAAAAAGAATTAATAAATAAACGTTTTGGAACCGAAAATGTATTATGAACTGATTTAAGAAAGAAGTCTTCTAAAAAAATCATTTTAAACAAAATCAATCAAATAATGAAACCAATGGTTGATAAGAAAAAAGAAAAAGGATTTCTAAATCCTAAAATTAAAGTTATGGTTGTTGGTGTACCAAATGCAGGGAAAAGCACATTAATTAATTTAATGACAAATCAAAATAATCTTAAAGTTGCTGACTATCCTGGTGTAACTACTGTAGTTAAATGAGTTTCAGTTGATAATTTCTATTTTATGGATACTCCTGGCATTTTAATGCCTAAAATTGATGATCTTGAAGTAGCTATAAAATTAAGTGTTATTGATTCAATTAAGAATTCTATTTTTCCAGTAGATTTAATTTCTTATGCAGGTTATTGTTTAGTTTCAAGATATTATCCAAATATTATTAAAGATTTAGGTGTGGAACCATCTGAAGAAAGAGTTTTTGTTTATAGTCAATTTTTCAAGTTGGCACTAATTAAGAAATTTTTAACAAAAGACGGAAAACCCGATGAATTAAGAACTCAAAAATGATTTTTACAATTTCTCAAAAATCTTCGCGGCGTAACTTATGATTAA
- a CDS encoding DivIVA domain-containing protein, with protein sequence MKLTELLKNIENKNFTLELNGYSPTEVDVFLNLISTTLYNFTINEESKQDNKQKILDENKQLKKQLDELKFENKRLNELLKEATKYGN encoded by the coding sequence ATGAAATTAACTGAATTATTAAAAAATATAGAAAATAAGAATTTTACACTTGAACTAAATGGTTATTCTCCAACTGAAGTGGATGTTTTTCTTAATTTAATTTCAACTACTTTATATAATTTCACTATAAATGAGGAATCTAAACAAGATAATAAGCAAAAGATTTTAGATGAGAATAAGCAACTAAAAAAACAATTGGATGAACTAAAATTTGAAAATAAACGTTTGAATGAACTATTAAAAGAGGCAACGAAATATGGAAACTAA
- the secA gene encoding preprotein translocase subunit SecA, with the protein MKKLREIFKSSEMRLAEKNLVQINKLEPEISKLSNQELQEKTIEFKNRLINGETTDDLRVEVFAVCREATKRILGKRPYDVQMLGGILLDLGSVAEMKTGEGKTITSIAPVYLNALEGKGAIVSTVNEYLSERDAQEMGQVFNFLGLTVGLNKAQMSQDAKRAAYAADITYSVHAEMGFDYLRDNMVSNMSEKVQRGLHFCLIDEVDSILIDEAKTPLIISGGEGEDTQLYFAADQFVRTLNEDDYVIDDESKAINLTNSGIEKANKFYKINSLYDIENSEIVHRIANSLRAHKIMKNNVEYIVREGKIELVDAFTGRIMDGRSYSEGLQQALQAKEMVEIEPETKTLATITYQNFFRMFDKLCGMTGTGKTEEQEFIDIYNMRVNVVPTNLPIARVDEPDAIFATANAKWKAVVEKIEELYKKRQPVLVGTAQIEDSEIVHELLSRKGIPHQVLNAKQNAAEAEIIAKAGEVGAVTIATNMAGRGTDIKLAKEALELGGLYVLGTDKAEARRIDNQLKGRSGRQGDVGTSKFFLSLEDQLMKRFSSYESFQEAYRDSGDKEITNKNLNFGFNHAQKKIEGFNYDSRKSVLNYDDVIRQQRDLIYSQRDLILLTEDASFIVERMIKFSIKSITNNEEYKLHNGNFDYQSLVNFLNKNIGEVIKYQFSLDEVKMIHEQDLPEYISKKIIELYQIWKENALINYDSEYINEQLRQIILRILDDKWQNHINIMDKLRSNTNLVQYAQKNPYQTYTEEGTRKFEAMLENIAYEVMLSVFRSSIGRKTNITKEMKSDPIFIQLSRTYTFIPTLSYEENEKQLIELYKTVKRRIEELEKPKE; encoded by the coding sequence ATGAAAAAATTGAGAGAAATTTTTAAATCAAGCGAAATGCGTCTTGCTGAAAAAAATCTAGTTCAAATCAATAAACTTGAACCAGAAATTTCAAAGTTATCTAATCAAGAATTACAAGAAAAAACAATTGAGTTTAAAAATAGATTAATTAATGGTGAAACTACCGATGATCTTAGAGTAGAAGTTTTTGCTGTTTGTCGTGAAGCTACAAAAAGAATTTTAGGTAAACGTCCATACGATGTACAAATGCTTGGTGGAATTTTACTTGATCTAGGTTCAGTTGCTGAAATGAAAACTGGTGAAGGTAAAACAATTACTTCGATTGCTCCAGTGTATTTAAATGCTCTTGAAGGTAAGGGAGCAATTGTTTCAACAGTTAACGAATATCTTTCTGAACGTGATGCTCAAGAGATGGGTCAAGTTTTTAATTTTTTAGGTTTAACTGTTGGTTTAAATAAAGCACAAATGTCCCAAGATGCTAAACGTGCCGCTTACGCTGCAGACATTACTTATTCAGTTCATGCTGAAATGGGATTTGACTATCTTAGAGATAATATGGTCTCAAATATGTCTGAAAAAGTTCAACGTGGATTACATTTTTGCTTAATTGACGAGGTTGACTCAATTTTAATTGATGAAGCAAAAACACCGCTCATCATCTCTGGTGGTGAAGGAGAGGATACTCAACTTTATTTTGCTGCTGATCAATTTGTTAGAACACTTAATGAAGATGACTATGTTATTGATGATGAATCAAAAGCAATTAACTTAACTAACTCAGGAATTGAAAAAGCTAATAAATTCTACAAAATAAATTCACTTTATGACATTGAAAATAGTGAAATAGTGCACAGAATTGCTAACTCTCTTAGAGCTCATAAAATTATGAAAAACAATGTTGAATATATTGTAAGAGAAGGAAAAATTGAATTAGTAGATGCTTTTACTGGACGGATCATGGATGGTCGTAGTTATTCTGAAGGTCTTCAACAAGCATTACAAGCTAAAGAAATGGTTGAAATCGAACCAGAAACCAAAACTTTAGCAACCATTACTTATCAAAACTTTTTCCGTATGTTTGATAAACTTTGTGGAATGACTGGTACAGGTAAAACTGAAGAACAAGAATTCATCGATATCTATAATATGCGTGTAAATGTCGTTCCTACTAACTTACCTATTGCTCGTGTTGATGAACCTGATGCAATTTTTGCTACAGCAAATGCAAAATGAAAAGCTGTTGTTGAAAAAATTGAAGAGCTTTACAAAAAGAGACAACCAGTACTTGTTGGTACAGCTCAAATTGAAGATTCTGAAATAGTTCATGAACTACTTTCAAGAAAGGGAATTCCTCATCAAGTTCTTAATGCTAAGCAAAATGCTGCTGAAGCTGAAATTATTGCTAAAGCTGGTGAAGTTGGTGCAGTAACAATCGCAACAAATATGGCTGGTCGTGGAACTGACATTAAACTTGCTAAAGAAGCACTTGAACTTGGGGGGCTTTATGTTTTAGGAACTGATAAAGCTGAAGCTAGAAGAATTGACAATCAGCTTAAAGGTCGTTCAGGTCGTCAAGGAGATGTTGGTACAAGTAAATTCTTTCTTTCGCTTGAAGATCAATTAATGAAACGTTTTAGTAGTTATGAAAGTTTTCAAGAAGCATACAGAGATTCTGGAGATAAAGAAATCACAAACAAAAATCTTAATTTTGGATTTAATCATGCTCAAAAGAAAATTGAAGGATTTAACTATGATTCACGTAAATCTGTTCTTAATTACGATGATGTTATACGTCAACAACGTGACTTGATTTATTCACAAAGAGATTTAATTTTGCTTACCGAAGATGCTTCATTTATTGTTGAAAGAATGATTAAATTTAGCATTAAATCAATCACTAATAATGAAGAATATAAACTACACAACGGTAATTTCGATTACCAAAGTTTAGTTAATTTCCTAAATAAAAATATTGGTGAGGTTATTAAATATCAATTTTCTCTTGATGAAGTTAAAATGATTCATGAGCAAGATCTGCCTGAATATATTTCTAAGAAAATTATTGAGCTTTATCAAATTTGAAAAGAAAATGCTTTAATAAATTATGATTCAGAATACATCAATGAACAACTTCGTCAAATTATTTTAAGAATTCTTGATGATAAATGACAAAATCATATTAATATAATGGATAAACTTCGTTCAAACACTAACTTAGTTCAGTATGCGCAAAAAAATCCATATCAAACTTACACTGAAGAGGGTACAAGAAAATTTGAAGCAATGCTAGAAAATATCGCTTATGAAGTTATGCTTTCAGTATTTAGAAGCTCAATCGGTAGAAAAACTAACATTACTAAAGAGATGAAAAGTGATCCAATTTTTATCCAGCTTTCAAGAACTTATACATTTATACCTACTCTAAGTTATGAAGAAAATGAAAAACAATTAATTGAATTGTATAAAACAGTTAAAAGAAGAATTGAAGAATTAGAGAAACCAAAAGAGTAA
- the rplA gene encoding 50S ribosomal protein L1 — MARKVSKKLQAARDSFDRTIAYDLEQAIEIAKKTSYTKFDSSIDLAFNLNLDVRKAEQQLRGAVLLPFGTGKNVRVLVVTNNVEKQKAAKEAGADIVLDGPALEQKIKEDDFDFEVMVADPAMMPILGKYGKKLGPKGLMPNPKTGTVTPTPEKTVEELKKGKANYRTDKAGIVHSLIGKSSMPTEHLVENAKVLISLIRKLKPAAVKGTYMLNLTVSASMGPSVKIKLDK; from the coding sequence ATGGCTAGAAAAGTTTCTAAAAAATTACAAGCTGCTAGAGATAGCTTTGACAGAACAATTGCTTACGATTTAGAACAAGCTATTGAAATCGCTAAAAAAACTTCTTATACAAAATTTGATTCTTCTATCGACCTTGCATTTAACTTAAACCTTGATGTTCGTAAAGCTGAACAACAACTACGTGGAGCTGTTTTATTACCATTTGGAACAGGTAAAAATGTTCGTGTATTAGTTGTTACAAACAACGTGGAAAAACAAAAAGCAGCTAAAGAAGCTGGAGCAGACATCGTTTTAGATGGACCAGCTTTAGAACAAAAAATTAAAGAAGATGACTTTGATTTCGAAGTTATGGTTGCTGACCCAGCTATGATGCCTATTTTAGGTAAATACGGGAAAAAACTTGGACCTAAAGGTTTAATGCCTAACCCTAAAACAGGAACAGTTACACCTACACCTGAAAAAACAGTTGAAGAACTTAAAAAAGGTAAAGCTAACTATCGTACAGATAAAGCAGGTATTGTTCACTCATTAATTGGTAAATCAAGTATGCCTACAGAACACTTAGTTGAAAATGCTAAAGTTTTAATTTCTTTAATTAGAAAATTAAAACCAGCTGCTGTTAAAGGAACATACATGTTAAACTTAACAGTTTCAGCTTCAATGGGACCAAGTGTTAAAATTAAATTAGATAAATAA
- the pdhA gene encoding pyruvate dehydrogenase (acetyl-transferring) E1 component subunit alpha — protein sequence MKNYKYVVVDGKINVMDDPNVMVRHLDIDGNLIDKKFKPELSPERLLEAYKWMVLSRQQDLYMLQLQRQGRMLTFAPNLGEEALQVATAFAMDKQKDWFLPAFRSNAAMLALGVPVLNQMLYWNGNENGAKTPTESNVVPVNIVIASQISHCAGVAYGLKQQKTGGAAVTFIGNGGTTEGEFAEGVNFAAVQEWPAVFCVNNNQWAISTPNHLETISPTISGKAHAFGCAGVRVDGNDFLASYEVIKEAIDYAKNESKPVIVEFITWRQGPHTTSDNPRIYRTEEQEKEQEKWEPMHRFEKYLKDIKVLTDEQKEQIWEESLAKVKQTYEEHLKLVNTDINDIFDYTYATLTPDLKEQKEEAIKFWSNKGGK from the coding sequence ATGAAAAACTATAAATATGTAGTTGTTGATGGGAAAATCAACGTTATGGACGATCCTAATGTAATGGTTCGTCATCTAGATATTGATGGTAATCTTATTGACAAAAAATTCAAACCTGAATTATCGCCTGAGAGATTACTAGAAGCATACAAATGAATGGTTTTATCAAGACAACAAGACCTTTACATGCTTCAATTACAAAGACAAGGACGTATGCTAACTTTTGCTCCTAACCTTGGTGAAGAAGCTCTTCAAGTAGCAACAGCTTTTGCTATGGACAAACAAAAAGACTGATTCTTGCCAGCCTTTCGTTCAAATGCTGCCATGTTAGCATTAGGTGTTCCTGTTTTAAATCAAATGTTATATTGAAATGGAAATGAAAATGGAGCTAAAACTCCTACAGAAAGCAATGTTGTACCAGTTAACATCGTTATTGCTAGTCAAATTTCACACTGTGCTGGTGTAGCTTATGGATTAAAACAACAAAAAACTGGTGGTGCCGCAGTTACATTTATTGGTAATGGTGGAACAACTGAAGGTGAATTTGCTGAAGGTGTTAACTTTGCAGCTGTTCAAGAATGACCAGCGGTATTCTGTGTTAACAACAACCAATGAGCTATTTCAACACCAAATCATTTAGAAACAATTTCACCAACAATTTCAGGAAAAGCGCATGCATTTGGTTGTGCTGGTGTGCGTGTAGATGGAAATGACTTTTTAGCTAGTTATGAAGTTATTAAAGAAGCTATTGATTATGCTAAAAATGAATCTAAGCCAGTTATTGTTGAATTCATAACATGAAGACAAGGTCCTCATACAACTTCAGATAACCCAAGAATTTATAGAACTGAAGAACAAGAAAAAGAACAAGAAAAATGAGAACCAATGCACCGTTTTGAAAAATATCTTAAAGATATTAAAGTACTTACAGATGAACAAAAAGAACAAATTTGAGAAGAATCACTTGCTAAAGTAAAACAAACATATGAAGAACACCTTAAACTTGTAAACACAGATATTAATGATATTTTTGATTACACATACGCTACTTTAACACCTGATCTTAAAGAACAAAAAGAAGAAGCCATCAAATTTTGAAGCAATAAAGGAGGGAAATAA
- a CDS encoding restriction endonuclease subunit S, whose protein sequence is MSKIWDLIKNEKVEWKTIGEVFEIRNGYTPYKNNPDYWKDGVYNWFRLDDLKEQGSILKKSKLKITWEAVKGSGLFKKNSFLLSTTATIGQFGLLYEDSLANQQFTNLSVKKEYENTISVKFLLHYFYEISEWCINNSNLSTFKKVNINELKELKIPIPSIDTQNKIVKILDKFNIYVKELERELERRNKQYQHYLNTLLSFDESVKKFKLNQISEIYDGTHQTPKYTKVGVPFISAQNITNINQTDKYISIDEFKKYKIKPIKDDLFFTRIGSIGKVAIVQNDNPLAYYVTLALIRANKKLICTKFLKYSLLSSYGKKEINKRKLVKAIPPKINLVDLGQIEISLPDLITQQKIIQILDKFDDISNNILIGLPKEIKLRKQQYEYYRNKLLDFPKN, encoded by the coding sequence ATGAGTAAAATTTGAGATTTGATTAAAAATGAAAAAGTTGAGTGAAAAACTATTGGTGAAGTTTTTGAAATAAGAAATGGTTATACCCCTTACAAAAATAACCCAGATTATTGAAAAGATGGTGTTTACAATTGATTTAGGTTAGATGATTTAAAAGAGCAGGGAAGTATATTAAAGAAATCAAAGCTAAAGATAACTTGAGAGGCTGTAAAAGGTAGTGGATTATTTAAAAAAAACTCATTTCTACTTTCCACTACTGCTACTATTGGGCAATTTGGATTATTATATGAAGATTCATTAGCAAATCAACAATTCACAAACTTAAGCGTGAAAAAAGAATATGAAAATACAATATCAGTAAAATTTTTACTTCATTATTTTTATGAGATATCCGAATGGTGTATAAATAATTCAAATTTATCTACATTTAAAAAAGTCAATATAAATGAATTAAAAGAACTAAAAATTCCAATTCCTTCTATAGATACACAAAACAAAATCGTAAAAATACTTGATAAATTCAACATTTATGTTAAAGAGTTGGAGCGCGAGTTGGAGCGCCGGAATAAACAATATCAACACTACTTAAATACATTATTGAGCTTCGATGAATCTGTAAAAAAATTTAAGTTAAACCAAATATCTGAAATTTATGACGGTACACATCAAACACCAAAATATACTAAAGTCGGAGTTCCTTTTATTAGTGCTCAAAATATAACTAACATTAACCAAACAGATAAGTACATTTCAATCGATGAATTTAAAAAATACAAAATTAAACCAATTAAAGATGACTTATTTTTCACAAGAATAGGTTCGATAGGAAAAGTTGCTATAGTTCAAAATGATAATCCTTTAGCATATTATGTTACATTAGCATTAATAAGAGCAAATAAAAAATTAATATGTACTAAATTCTTAAAATATAGCTTATTATCTAGTTATGGAAAAAAAGAAATTAATAAAAGAAAATTGGTTAAAGCAATTCCACCTAAGATTAATTTAGTAGACTTAGGACAAATAGAAATTAGTCTTCCGGATTTAATAACTCAACAAAAAATCATTCAGATATTAGATAAATTCGATGATATTAGCAACAATATTTTAATCGGTCTCCCTAAAGAAATTAAACTTAGAAAACAACAATATGAATACTATAGAAATAAATTGTTAGATTTCCCTAAGAATTAA
- a CDS encoding GIY-YIG nuclease family protein: MSVEQRIDNLVNQPGVYIWKDYSGNVLYVGKAKRLKHRMKQYFEGRLNSYKTNTLVENIEDFEVFLTKTEQEALILEKNLIEKYHPPFNILLIDDKRYPYLKIWVENKLKFKLERNLLKLKDDSVFYFGPFPSGLNASNLVKIMEREFLYENGLPIKNKNINYWSEKFTEAKTVLNLKNSRFVNELTSKMHEAAQIWNFELANDYKSAITTLKKMRDSQIVELETQKNIDVFAFKVTDNKIYITVLFYRYGILLNKEFDVIEIITSINSDLQNYFEQFYNNHETCDSAIFNSKDEELINDLMLFFNIKFPKKGILKEIQDLCEAQNEINIKDNVLKVDNSRETKHLQAFFELKKILELPKIQNLIVFDNSTLQNFEPVGAVVYFNGIQSVKSNYKKFNHSNYLTKNDRKADIQYMYLTVKRYFAQNSFNPESDLIVIDGAEEQLYEAKRALKELNIEKFNIISLVKNSKHETKAIINSDYIHVNKFSSNLLNFLRYVQFEVDRFAKTHFRKRHLTSTLEGRISKIKGVGPAIEKRLLEHFGTYSNIYNAPLEELCKIVPQKLAISIQKIKDEN; the protein is encoded by the coding sequence ATGAGTGTTGAACAAAGAATAGATAATTTAGTTAATCAACCTGGTGTATATATCTGAAAAGATTATTCGGGAAATGTTTTATATGTTGGTAAAGCAAAACGTCTTAAACATAGAATGAAACAGTATTTTGAAGGCAGATTAAATTCTTATAAAACTAACACTTTAGTTGAAAATATCGAAGATTTTGAAGTTTTTTTAACTAAAACAGAACAAGAAGCATTAATTCTTGAAAAAAACTTAATTGAGAAGTATCACCCGCCTTTTAACATTCTTTTAATTGATGATAAACGTTATCCATATTTAAAAATCTGAGTTGAAAATAAACTTAAATTCAAGTTAGAAAGAAATTTATTAAAACTTAAAGATGATTCAGTTTTTTATTTTGGTCCATTCCCTTCGGGTTTGAACGCGTCAAATTTGGTTAAGATCATGGAGCGCGAATTTTTGTATGAAAATGGACTTCCGATTAAAAATAAAAATATAAATTATTGAAGTGAAAAATTTACTGAAGCCAAAACAGTTTTAAACTTAAAAAATTCTAGATTTGTGAACGAATTAACTTCTAAAATGCATGAAGCCGCGCAAATTTGAAATTTCGAATTAGCTAATGATTATAAAAGTGCAATTACAACACTTAAAAAAATGAGAGATTCGCAGATTGTAGAGCTCGAAACTCAAAAAAATATCGATGTTTTTGCATTTAAAGTTACTGATAACAAAATTTACATTACAGTGCTATTTTATAGATATGGAATTCTTTTGAATAAGGAATTTGATGTAATTGAAATTATCACATCTATTAATAGTGATCTTCAAAATTATTTTGAGCAATTTTATAATAATCATGAAACTTGCGATAGTGCGATTTTCAATTCTAAAGATGAAGAGTTAATAAACGATTTGATGTTGTTTTTTAATATAAAATTCCCTAAAAAAGGAATTCTTAAAGAAATTCAAGATCTTTGTGAAGCTCAAAATGAAATAAACATTAAAGACAATGTTCTAAAAGTCGACAATTCTCGTGAAACAAAACATTTACAAGCATTTTTTGAGCTTAAAAAAATACTTGAATTACCAAAAATCCAAAATCTAATTGTTTTTGATAACTCAACATTACAAAATTTTGAACCAGTTGGTGCAGTAGTTTATTTTAATGGAATTCAAAGTGTAAAAAGTAATTATAAAAAATTTAATCATTCTAACTATTTAACTAAAAATGATCGTAAAGCTGATATTCAGTATATGTATTTAACAGTGAAAAGATATTTTGCTCAAAATAGTTTTAATCCAGAAAGCGATTTGATTGTTATTGACGGAGCTGAAGAACAATTATATGAAGCTAAGCGAGCTCTTAAGGAATTAAACATTGAAAAATTTAATATTATTTCACTAGTAAAAAATAGTAAACATGAAACTAAAGCAATAATAAATAGTGATTATATTCATGTAAATAAATTCTCAAGCAATCTACTTAATTTCTTAAGATATGTTCAATTTGAAGTTGACCGTTTTGCAAAAACTCACTTCAGAAAAAGACATCTTACCTCAACTCTTGAAGGAAGAATTTCTAAGATAAAAGGTGTAGGTCCAGCAATTGAAAAAAGACTACTTGAGCACTTTGGAACATACTCAAATATTTACAATGCACCACTAGAAGAATTGTGCAAAATTGTTCCACAAAAATTAGCAATTTCAATACAGAAAATTAAAGATGAAAATTAA
- a CDS encoding alpha-ketoacid dehydrogenase subunit beta, producing the protein MADKLILNNIQALTHAMDLAMENDPKVVVFGEDAGFEGGVFRATEGLQKKYGDKRVFDTPISEAAIAGVAFGAALTGMKPIGEIQFSGFSYPAMQQIFTQAARIRNRSRGRFTCPMVIRMPMGGGIRALEHHSEALEAIYAHVPGVKVVMPAFPYDTKGLLLAAINDPDPVVFLEPKKIYRAGKQEIPAGMYQVEIGKANVLIPGNDLTIVTYGAQVHDCLNAIKKLNEQKAGYSIELIDLRTIKPWDKETVINSVKKTGRLLVVHEAVKSFSVSAEIMASVNEKAFEFLKAPMARVTGYDITVPLAKGEGFHAINDDKIIEKVKELMTFKF; encoded by the coding sequence ATGGCAGATAAATTAATATTAAATAATATCCAAGCTTTAACTCATGCAATGGATCTTGCTATGGAAAATGATCCTAAGGTTGTTGTTTTTGGTGAAGATGCTGGTTTTGAAGGTGGAGTTTTCAGAGCTACTGAAGGTCTTCAAAAGAAATATGGTGATAAAAGGGTATTTGATACACCTATTTCTGAAGCAGCTATTGCAGGGGTAGCTTTTGGAGCAGCATTAACAGGTATGAAACCTATTGGTGAAATTCAATTCTCAGGTTTCTCATATCCAGCTATGCAACAAATTTTCACACAAGCTGCTAGAATTAGAAACCGTTCAAGAGGAAGATTTACATGTCCTATGGTTATTAGAATGCCTATGGGTGGAGGAATTAGAGCTCTTGAACACCACTCTGAAGCTCTTGAAGCTATTTACGCTCATGTACCGGGAGTAAAAGTGGTAATGCCTGCCTTTCCTTATGATACAAAAGGATTATTGCTTGCAGCAATTAACGATCCAGATCCTGTTGTATTCTTAGAACCTAAGAAAATTTACCGTGCTGGAAAACAAGAAATTCCTGCTGGAATGTACCAAGTTGAAATTGGTAAAGCTAATGTTTTAATTCCAGGTAATGATCTTACAATTGTTACTTATGGTGCTCAAGTTCATGATTGTTTAAATGCTATTAAGAAACTTAATGAACAAAAAGCTGGTTATTCAATTGAACTCATTGACTTAAGAACAATTAAACCTTGAGATAAAGAAACTGTTATTAACTCAGTTAAGAAAACCGGACGTTTATTAGTTGTACATGAAGCTGTCAAGTCATTCTCAGTATCAGCTGAAATTATGGCTAGTGTAAATGAAAAAGCATTTGAATTCCTTAAAGCTCCTATGGCTAGAGTTACTGGATATGATATCACAGTTCCCCTAGCTAAAGGTGAAGGATTCCACGCAATCAATGATGACAAAATTATTGAAAAAGTTAAAGAATTGATGACATTCAAATTTTAG
- the rplK gene encoding 50S ribosomal protein L11, which produces MAKKEVVRVAKLQFNAGQAKPGPALAGVGINMPEFTRAFNDATRERGNEPVPVEITVYKDKSFDFKLFTSPASFKLLQAAKLSKGSQNSKTTIAGTISVDQLRSIAEYKLPDLNTDDVEAAMATIAGTAKNMGILVEGFDDIAQAKAAAKAAAREQALNKAREESLAKASQELVDSKGQSINVNVIGEEEKGEE; this is translated from the coding sequence ATGGCTAAAAAAGAAGTAGTTCGTGTTGCTAAATTGCAATTCAACGCCGGTCAAGCTAAACCAGGTCCAGCTCTTGCTGGAGTTGGAATTAACATGCCTGAATTCACAAGAGCATTTAACGACGCAACTAGAGAAAGAGGAAATGAACCAGTTCCTGTAGAAATTACTGTATATAAAGATAAATCATTTGATTTTAAATTATTTACATCACCAGCTTCATTTAAACTTTTACAAGCTGCTAAATTATCTAAAGGTTCACAAAATTCAAAAACAACAATCGCTGGAACAATTTCAGTTGATCAACTTAGAAGTATTGCTGAATACAAATTACCAGATTTAAATACTGATGATGTTGAAGCTGCTATGGCAACAATTGCTGGTACAGCTAAAAACATGGGAATCTTAGTTGAAGGATTTGACGATATTGCTCAAGCAAAAGCTGCTGCTAAAGCTGCTGCAAGAGAACAAGCTTTAAATAAAGCAAGAGAAGAATCACTTGCTAAAGCATCACAAGAATTAGTTGACTCAAAAGGTCAATCAATCAATGTTAATGTAATTGGTGAAGAAGAAAAAGGAGAAGAATAA